A DNA window from Streptomyces sp. 71268 contains the following coding sequences:
- a CDS encoding DUF5926 family protein produces the protein MAKKRRPQPKTTPQGAADAYPVVGAREPCPCNSGRRYKACHGRAAAHAVTELVQRPFEGLPGEADWVALRELVPAATVELHLKDGLPDGVPSVTLATVLPMAWPALRRDDGAVLLGLQNDTTSGDLSRDLASTLRRALTAEPGTPVAAGDAPGAGRAPADGPRLQDLLDLDRPFEPVVHQGFEFWIEDAENASAEVTASLERANEAAIPTVRLTGVESAYWCETPDKNHLRWVMTHPEEKLLDALARLHAAGVSSLGEGTRLVGSFRAHGLTVPVWDLPTAMRADDVEKPAAEFAERLAGALAAEAPLTSDERRARSGLTNRQVTLS, from the coding sequence ATGGCCAAGAAGCGCCGCCCCCAGCCGAAGACCACGCCCCAGGGCGCGGCCGATGCCTACCCCGTGGTCGGGGCACGCGAGCCCTGCCCGTGCAACTCGGGCCGGCGCTACAAGGCGTGCCACGGCCGGGCCGCCGCGCACGCGGTGACCGAGCTGGTGCAGCGCCCGTTCGAGGGACTGCCCGGCGAGGCGGACTGGGTCGCGCTGCGCGAGCTGGTGCCCGCGGCCACCGTGGAGCTGCACCTCAAGGACGGGCTGCCGGACGGCGTTCCGTCGGTCACCCTCGCCACGGTGCTGCCCATGGCCTGGCCGGCGCTGCGCCGCGACGACGGCGCCGTGCTGCTCGGCCTCCAGAACGACACCACGTCGGGCGACCTGAGCCGCGACCTGGCGAGCACGTTGCGACGCGCGCTGACCGCCGAGCCGGGCACGCCCGTCGCGGCCGGTGACGCGCCGGGCGCCGGCCGGGCGCCGGCCGACGGGCCACGGCTCCAGGACCTGCTGGACCTCGACCGCCCCTTCGAGCCGGTGGTGCACCAGGGGTTCGAGTTCTGGATCGAGGACGCGGAGAACGCGAGCGCCGAGGTCACCGCGTCCCTGGAGCGGGCGAACGAGGCCGCGATCCCGACCGTCCGGCTGACCGGCGTCGAGTCGGCGTACTGGTGCGAGACGCCGGACAAGAACCACCTGCGGTGGGTCATGACCCATCCGGAGGAGAAGCTCCTCGACGCGCTCGCCCGCCTGCACGCGGCCGGCGTGTCCTCGCTCGGCGAGGGCACGCGGCTGGTCGGCTCGTTCCGCGCGCACGGCCTGACGGTGCCGGTGTGGGACCTGCCGACCGCGATGCGCGCGGACGATGTCGAGAAGCCCGCCGCGGAGTTCGCGGAGCGGCTCGCCGGCGCGCTCGCGGCCGAGGCGCCGCTGACGTCCGACGAGCGCCGCGCGCGCAGCGGGCTCACCAACCGTCAGGTCACCCTGAGCTGA
- a CDS encoding NmrA/HSCARG family protein, with protein sequence MTDAFTVLVTGATGNQGGATARALLARGRTVRALVRDPDKPAALALRKLGAELVRGDLNDPGSLRAAMAGVDGVFSVQPLAYEPETLATEVRQGKAVADAAREAGVAHLVYSSVGGAERHTGIGHFETKAEIERYILALGLPATILRPVFFMDNLLRYADAQGERVLELPVRPERPMQMIASEDVARFADAAFADPVRYLGRQLEIAADQLTFTQVAQVYERVTGTPTRLVPLPIEERMFAWFAEDGYRADIPSLRELQPGLLTFEQFLRARLAPERD encoded by the coding sequence ATGACCGACGCCTTCACCGTGCTCGTCACCGGCGCGACCGGCAACCAGGGCGGGGCCACCGCCCGCGCCCTGCTGGCCCGTGGCCGGACGGTCCGCGCGCTGGTCCGCGACCCGGACAAGCCCGCCGCGCTGGCCCTGCGGAAGCTGGGCGCGGAACTGGTCAGGGGCGACCTGAACGACCCGGGGTCGCTGCGCGCGGCCATGGCCGGCGTCGACGGCGTGTTCAGCGTGCAGCCACTGGCGTACGAACCGGAGACGCTGGCCACCGAGGTACGTCAGGGCAAGGCGGTGGCGGACGCCGCCCGGGAGGCGGGCGTGGCACACCTGGTGTACAGCTCCGTCGGCGGTGCCGAACGGCACACGGGCATCGGCCACTTCGAGACCAAGGCCGAGATCGAGCGGTACATCCTGGCCCTCGGCCTGCCCGCGACGATCCTGCGCCCCGTGTTCTTCATGGACAACCTGCTGCGCTACGCCGACGCGCAGGGCGAGCGGGTGCTTGAGCTGCCGGTCAGGCCGGAGCGGCCGATGCAGATGATCGCCAGCGAGGACGTCGCCCGCTTCGCGGACGCGGCCTTCGCCGACCCCGTCCGCTACCTGGGCCGACAGCTCGAAATCGCCGCCGACCAGCTCACGTTCACGCAGGTGGCGCAGGTCTACGAGCGCGTCACCGGCACCCCGACGCGGCTGGTTCCCCTCCCCATCGAGGAGCGCATGTTCGCGTGGTTCGCCGAGGACGGCTACCGGGCCGACATCCCGTCGCTGCGCGAACTCCAGCCGGGCCTGCTGACGTTCGAGCAGTTCCTGCGCGCCCGGCTCGCGCCGGAGCGCGACTGA
- a CDS encoding SpoIIE family protein phosphatase, with protein sequence MRAVFRKWLESIPPCPAPPRIPRPPQPLPRPPADTAPSAHQSASAPRTGPTGAPSAGTTPYTAVQDRLAGWVSDLTTLHELTERLAHATTLDDALRELLRAGAALVGAQRGMAALEPTDGLGPELTIGLGLGRAELGHIETIPRASGSVGRLLDGLPAPAARPARGGERPGPAPTGRATGQPNPDGAAPPGAAWPSEVAHPDIASEDDLDPHHREVAARLGYAASYALPLEPRAQPLEPTHDAAGHGPDGATAPGADGPAGRTPVTPVNPALAVDPAPPRGRIGAVVWLYDEPTEPTARQRHLVGLYCRYAAEHIGRHIELHRDRRTVATLREELLPSRLPRVPGVRLAARHHTGPFGGGDWYDALPLPEGALGLSIGGVTGSGPSAVAAMGRLRASLRAYAVLEGEDPVAVLSDLELLLRLTEPARAATALFAYCEPAHRSVVLAGAGHCPPLLIGDEHTAYVETSLSAPLGMLACWEAPSVGIEPGPGETLLLYSDGLLRRTGAPMDQAFARLHAAAASVPRAGRRDPDAVVDHVLRAVLPEGPGAGRGPLGGAAADDEDIVLLAACFD encoded by the coding sequence GTGCGCGCCGTCTTCCGAAAGTGGCTGGAATCGATTCCGCCGTGCCCGGCCCCTCCCAGAATCCCGCGCCCGCCCCAGCCGCTCCCTCGCCCCCCCGCCGACACCGCTCCATCGGCGCACCAGTCCGCCTCCGCGCCCCGTACGGGCCCCACCGGCGCGCCGTCCGCCGGCACCACCCCGTACACCGCCGTCCAGGACCGGCTCGCCGGCTGGGTCTCGGACCTCACCACGCTGCACGAGCTGACCGAGCGGCTCGCCCACGCGACCACGCTGGACGACGCGCTGCGCGAGTTGCTGCGCGCCGGCGCCGCCCTCGTCGGCGCGCAACGCGGCATGGCCGCGCTCGAACCCACCGACGGGCTCGGCCCCGAACTGACCATCGGCCTCGGGCTCGGCCGGGCCGAACTCGGCCACATCGAGACCATCCCGCGCGCCTCCGGCTCCGTCGGCCGGCTGCTCGACGGGCTGCCCGCGCCCGCCGCGCGGCCGGCGCGCGGCGGCGAGCGACCGGGGCCCGCGCCGACCGGCCGGGCGACCGGCCAGCCGAACCCGGATGGCGCCGCCCCGCCCGGCGCCGCCTGGCCCAGCGAGGTCGCCCACCCCGACATCGCCAGCGAGGACGACCTCGACCCGCACCACCGCGAGGTGGCCGCCCGGCTGGGCTACGCCGCCAGCTACGCGCTGCCGCTGGAGCCGCGCGCCCAGCCGCTGGAGCCGACGCACGACGCGGCGGGCCACGGCCCGGACGGCGCCACTGCGCCCGGCGCGGACGGGCCGGCCGGGCGAACCCCCGTCACCCCGGTGAACCCCGCGCTCGCCGTTGACCCGGCGCCACCGCGTGGCCGGATCGGCGCCGTGGTGTGGCTGTACGACGAGCCCACCGAGCCGACCGCGCGCCAGCGTCACCTCGTCGGCCTCTACTGCCGGTACGCCGCCGAGCACATCGGCCGCCACATCGAACTGCACCGCGACCGCCGAACCGTCGCGACGCTGCGCGAGGAGCTGCTGCCGAGCCGGCTGCCCCGGGTGCCGGGCGTGCGGCTCGCGGCCCGGCACCACACCGGCCCGTTCGGCGGCGGCGACTGGTACGACGCGCTCCCGCTGCCCGAGGGCGCGCTCGGGCTCAGCATCGGCGGCGTCACCGGCAGCGGGCCGAGCGCGGTCGCGGCGATGGGCCGGCTGCGGGCCTCGCTGCGCGCGTACGCGGTCCTTGAGGGCGAGGACCCGGTGGCCGTCCTGTCCGACCTCGAACTCCTGCTCCGGCTGACCGAACCCGCCCGCGCCGCGACCGCCCTGTTCGCCTACTGCGAGCCGGCCCACCGCTCGGTGGTCCTCGCCGGCGCCGGGCACTGCCCACCGCTGCTCATCGGCGACGAGCACACCGCGTACGTGGAGACCTCGCTGTCCGCGCCGTTGGGCATGCTCGCCTGCTGGGAGGCGCCCAGCGTGGGGATAGAGCCGGGCCCCGGCGAGACGTTGCTGCTCTACAGCGACGGGCTGCTGCGCCGCACCGGCGCGCCGATGGACCAGGCGTTCGCCCGTCTGCACGCGGCGGCGGCGAGCGTGCCCCGGGCCGGGCGCCGCGACCCGGACGCGGTGGTCGACCACGTGTTGCGGGCGGTGCTGCCGGAGGGCCCGGGCGCCGGGCGCGGCCCGCTGGGCGGCGCCGCCGCCGACGACGAGGACATCGTGCTGCTGGCCGCCTGCTTCGACTGA
- a CDS encoding TetR/AcrR family transcriptional regulator, with protein sequence MSEEEPTPGSVRPGGRTARTRAAVLTATFDELGEGGYGELTMEKIAQRSGVHLATVYRRWGSVERIICELMIDKSANITLPDTGSLRADLLGLASGIGRFYAAPRNRRVMEAVVAAAVRQPYAAEMLRDFFRDRRREAAVLVRRAIERGEVAADTDTDAVIAALGAPFYYRLLVSRGPIDQHLAETTAAAAYEAARAGVFRHPAADADEG encoded by the coding sequence ATGAGCGAAGAGGAGCCCACCCCCGGGTCGGTCCGCCCGGGAGGCCGGACGGCGCGCACCCGGGCCGCCGTCCTGACCGCGACCTTCGACGAACTCGGCGAGGGCGGCTACGGCGAACTCACCATGGAGAAGATCGCCCAGCGCTCCGGCGTGCACCTGGCGACCGTCTACCGGCGCTGGGGCAGCGTCGAGCGGATCATCTGCGAGCTGATGATCGACAAGAGTGCCAACATCACACTGCCGGACACCGGCTCGCTCCGCGCCGACCTGCTCGGACTGGCCAGCGGGATCGGCAGGTTCTACGCGGCGCCGCGCAACCGCCGCGTCATGGAGGCGGTGGTGGCGGCGGCGGTGCGCCAGCCGTACGCCGCCGAGATGCTGCGCGACTTCTTCCGGGACCGCCGCCGCGAGGCCGCCGTGCTGGTGCGGCGGGCCATCGAGCGCGGCGAGGTGGCGGCGGACACCGACACCGACGCGGTGATCGCCGCGCTCGGGGCGCCGTTCTACTACCGGCTGCTGGTCTCGCGCGGCCCGATCGACCAACACCTCGCCGAGACCACGGCCGCCGCGGCCTACGAGGCGGCCCGCGCGGGTGTCTTCCGCCACCCCGCCGCCGACGCGGACGAGGGATAG
- a CDS encoding YcnI family protein, whose amino-acid sequence MNAMRTSHPAPTAPDAHSTPAPDTAPAATRAARRAGGTGRLLAGAGALAAGAVLLCSVPALAHVSVQPGEAERGGYATINFKVPNERDDASTVKLEVTFPADHPMSSVMPQPVPGWQVKVTKGKLDKPLESHGKKITEAVNKVTWTADGDGVRPGQFQQFPLSVGQLPEKADHLVFKALQTYSNKEVVRWIEEPREGAPEPESPAPVLKLVAADAAATGGATDTKKSATGEDASGQPANTAADDDDSDTTARVLGGVGIAAGIAGVAFGVFAGRRRSA is encoded by the coding sequence ATGAACGCCATGCGCACCTCGCACCCGGCGCCCACCGCCCCCGACGCCCACTCGACCCCAGCCCCGGACACGGCCCCGGCCGCGACCCGCGCCGCGCGGCGCGCGGGCGGAACGGGGCGGCTGCTCGCCGGCGCGGGCGCGCTCGCGGCCGGCGCCGTCCTGCTGTGCTCCGTGCCCGCCCTGGCGCACGTCAGCGTGCAGCCCGGCGAGGCCGAGCGGGGCGGGTACGCGACGATCAACTTCAAGGTGCCCAACGAGCGCGACGACGCCTCGACCGTGAAGCTTGAGGTCACCTTCCCGGCCGACCACCCGATGTCGTCCGTGATGCCGCAGCCCGTGCCCGGCTGGCAGGTCAAGGTCACCAAGGGCAAGCTCGACAAGCCGCTGGAGTCGCACGGCAAGAAGATCACCGAGGCGGTCAACAAGGTCACCTGGACCGCCGACGGCGACGGCGTGCGCCCGGGTCAGTTCCAGCAGTTCCCGCTCTCCGTCGGGCAGCTCCCGGAGAAGGCCGACCACCTGGTCTTCAAGGCCCTGCAGACGTACTCCAACAAGGAGGTCGTCCGCTGGATCGAGGAGCCCAGGGAAGGCGCCCCCGAGCCGGAGTCCCCGGCCCCGGTGCTCAAGCTCGTCGCGGCCGACGCCGCCGCCACGGGCGGCGCGACCGACACGAAGAAGAGCGCCACGGGCGAGGACGCCTCGGGCCAGCCGGCGAACACCGCCGCTGACGACGACGACAGCGACACCACGGCGCGCGTGCTCGGTGGCGTGGGCATCGCGGCCGGCATCGCGGGCGTGGCCTTCGGCGTCTTCGCCGGCCGCCGCCGCTCGGCCTGA
- a CDS encoding AraC family ligand binding domain-containing protein: protein MHAHFHDHVYAPHSHDTYSFGTTDEGAQRFRCRGADHTSAAGMVMAFNPDDAHDGRAAVELGYHYRIVHIGPSVVSGILADAADGRSPAMPLFARPVLSDPWLARALTRLHVALLAPAGALARDEALTEAVLAMAGRGATRAPRVRALAGGGQRRAARRARTALDEAPLTPVSAQRLASAAGCSRFALYRAFRAEYGMAPSDYQRLLRLRRARALLADGVPLAEAATATGFVDQAHLHRWFKRSYGITPGTYQRAAS, encoded by the coding sequence ATGCACGCGCACTTCCACGACCACGTGTACGCGCCGCACAGCCACGACACGTACTCCTTCGGCACCACCGACGAGGGCGCCCAGCGCTTCCGCTGCCGGGGCGCGGACCACACCAGCGCCGCCGGGATGGTGATGGCGTTCAACCCCGACGACGCGCACGACGGGCGCGCGGCCGTCGAGTTGGGCTACCACTACCGCATCGTGCACATCGGCCCCTCCGTGGTCAGCGGCATCCTCGCCGACGCCGCCGACGGCAGGTCGCCCGCGATGCCGCTGTTCGCCCGCCCCGTGCTGTCCGACCCCTGGCTGGCCCGCGCCCTGACCCGGCTGCACGTCGCTCTGCTGGCCCCGGCCGGCGCGCTGGCCCGGGACGAGGCGCTGACCGAGGCCGTCCTCGCGATGGCCGGGCGCGGCGCGACCCGCGCGCCGCGCGTGCGCGCCCTCGCCGGTGGCGGCCAACGCCGGGCCGCCCGCCGGGCCCGCACCGCGCTGGACGAGGCGCCGCTCACCCCGGTGTCGGCGCAACGGTTGGCCTCGGCGGCCGGGTGCAGCCGGTTCGCCCTCTACCGGGCCTTCCGCGCGGAGTACGGCATGGCGCCCAGCGACTACCAGCGGCTGCTGCGGCTGCGCCGGGCGCGCGCCCTGCTGGCCGACGGCGTGCCGCTGGCCGAGGCCGCCACCGCGACGGGCTTCGTGGACCAGGCCCATCTGCACCGCTGGTTCAAGCGCAGCTACGGCATCACGCCCGGCACCTACCAGCGCGCGGCGAGCTGA
- a CDS encoding aminopeptidase P family protein gives MTEEPTPETLESDKPIKQRKNALYLGVSDELAENMQSGWADTELHDLRPIPQAEHTARRRAALSARFPGERLVIPAGNLKTRSNDTEYSFRASSEYAHLTGDQTQDGVLVLEPTGATGHTATLYLLPRSNRANGEFWLDGQGELWVGRRNSLAEGEQLYGLPCADVREVAGALAEASGPVRIVRGHDAGLEAALTDKVTAERDEELKSFLSELRLVKDEFEIGELQKAVDSTVRGFEDVVRVLDKAEATSERYIEGTFFLRARVEGNDIGYGSICAAGPHATTLHWVRNDGPVRPGELLLLDAGVETHTLYTADVTRTMPINGTFSPLQRKIYDAVYAAQEAGIAAVKPGGKYRDFHDAAQRVLVTHLVEWGLVEGPVDRVLELGLQRRWTLHGTGHMLGIDVHDCAVARRETYSDGTLEPGMCLTVEPGLYFQADDLTVPEEYRGIGVRIEDDILVTEDGNRNMSAALPRTADEIEQWMARLKG, from the coding sequence GTGACCGAGGAGCCCACTCCGGAGACCCTGGAGAGCGACAAGCCGATCAAGCAGCGTAAGAACGCGCTCTACCTGGGCGTGTCCGATGAGCTGGCTGAGAACATGCAGAGCGGCTGGGCGGACACCGAGCTGCACGACCTGCGGCCGATCCCGCAGGCAGAGCACACCGCACGGCGCCGCGCCGCGCTCTCCGCCCGCTTCCCGGGCGAGCGGCTGGTGATCCCGGCGGGCAACCTCAAGACCCGCTCGAACGACACCGAGTACAGCTTCCGCGCCTCCAGCGAGTACGCGCACCTCACCGGCGACCAGACGCAGGACGGCGTCCTCGTCCTGGAGCCGACCGGGGCCACGGGCCACACGGCCACGCTCTACCTGCTGCCGCGCTCCAACCGCGCCAACGGCGAGTTCTGGCTCGACGGCCAGGGCGAGCTGTGGGTGGGCCGGCGCAACAGCCTCGCCGAGGGCGAGCAGCTCTACGGGCTGCCCTGCGCCGATGTACGCGAGGTGGCCGGCGCGCTGGCCGAGGCGAGCGGCCCGGTGCGCATCGTGCGCGGGCACGACGCGGGCCTGGAGGCGGCGCTGACCGACAAGGTCACCGCCGAGCGGGACGAGGAGCTGAAGTCCTTCCTGAGCGAACTGCGCCTGGTCAAGGACGAGTTCGAGATCGGCGAGCTGCAGAAGGCCGTGGACTCCACGGTGCGCGGCTTCGAGGACGTCGTGCGCGTCCTCGACAAGGCCGAGGCCACCTCCGAGCGCTACATCGAGGGCACCTTCTTCCTCCGCGCCCGGGTCGAGGGCAACGACATCGGCTACGGCTCCATCTGCGCCGCCGGCCCGCACGCGACCACCCTGCACTGGGTGCGCAACGACGGCCCGGTCCGCCCCGGTGAGCTGCTGCTGCTCGACGCCGGCGTCGAGACGCACACCCTCTACACGGCCGACGTCACCCGCACGATGCCGATCAACGGCACGTTCAGCCCGCTCCAGCGCAAGATCTACGACGCGGTGTACGCGGCGCAGGAGGCGGGCATCGCGGCGGTCAAGCCGGGCGGGAAGTACCGCGACTTCCACGACGCCGCGCAGCGCGTCCTGGTCACCCACCTCGTCGAGTGGGGTCTGGTCGAGGGCCCGGTGGACCGGGTGCTCGAACTCGGCCTCCAGCGCCGTTGGACGCTGCACGGCACCGGTCACATGCTCGGCATCGACGTGCACGACTGCGCGGTCGCGCGGCGCGAGACGTACTCGGACGGGACCCTGGAGCCGGGCATGTGCCTGACCGTGGAGCCCGGCCTGTACTTCCAGGCCGACGACCTGACCGTGCCCGAGGAGTACCGGGGCATCGGCGTGCGGATCGAGGACGACATCCTCGTGACGGAGGACGGCAACCGGAACATGTCGGCCGCCCTGCCGCGCACCGCCGACGAGATCGAGCAGTGGATGGCCCGCCTGAAGGGCTGA
- a CDS encoding bifunctional DNA primase/polymerase codes for MREIPGRRRKFSMRRGRRTALLGAALTCATEWHWPILPGVGIPPGGRPGECGCPHPDCVVPGAHPFDPGLLAATTDARMVQWWWTNRPTAPIILATGNRAPSAVSLPAVAGARAVAALDLAGIAIGPVIATPTRWSLLVAPYSLEELGELLHRQDWVPSSLRFHGEGGYVALPPSQTGAGQVRWERAPRPAARGVSRPWLPQVGAVADALVEASANAPGGSSSELAY; via the coding sequence ATGCGCGAGATCCCCGGAAGGCGACGCAAGTTCTCGATGCGGCGGGGCAGGAGGACGGCGCTGCTCGGCGCGGCGCTCACCTGCGCCACCGAATGGCACTGGCCGATCCTGCCCGGAGTCGGCATTCCGCCAGGTGGCAGGCCCGGAGAGTGCGGGTGCCCACACCCTGACTGCGTGGTGCCCGGCGCGCACCCCTTCGACCCCGGCCTGCTCGCCGCCACCACCGACGCCCGGATGGTGCAGTGGTGGTGGACCAACCGGCCCACCGCGCCGATCATCCTCGCCACCGGCAACCGCGCCCCGAGCGCGGTGAGCCTGCCCGCCGTCGCCGGCGCCCGCGCGGTCGCCGCCCTCGACTTGGCCGGCATCGCCATCGGCCCGGTGATCGCCACGCCCACCCGCTGGTCACTGCTGGTCGCCCCGTACTCGCTGGAGGAACTCGGCGAGCTGCTGCACCGGCAGGACTGGGTGCCCAGTTCGCTGCGCTTCCACGGCGAGGGCGGGTACGTGGCCCTGCCGCCGTCCCAGACCGGCGCGGGCCAGGTGCGCTGGGAGCGCGCCCCCCGGCCGGCCGCCCGTGGCGTGTCGCGCCCGTGGCTGCCGCAGGTCGGCGCCGTAGCCGACGCGCTGGTCGAGGCGAGCGCCAACGCCCCGGGCGGCAGCAGCAGCGAACTCGCCTACTGA
- a CDS encoding glycerophosphodiester phosphodiesterase, translating to MTYARPARDSRPGPHSPFVVAHRGASEAEPEHTLIAYERAIAEGADALECDVRLTADGHLVCVHDRRVNRTSNGRGAVSSMELSDLAALDFGSWKGQAADAEVPDRDAASVLTLERLLELVADAGRPVGLAIETKHPTRWAGQVEERLLTLLRRFGLAGGPSAPNEPAPVRIMSFSARSLHRVRAAAPGLPTVYLTQFLSPRLRDGRLPAGVSIAGPSVRIVRNHPGFVARLHRAGHRVHVWTVNEPADVDLCVRLGVEAIITNRPKQVLSQLGRT from the coding sequence GTGACCTATGCGCGCCCGGCCAGGGACAGTCGCCCCGGCCCGCACAGCCCGTTCGTCGTCGCCCACCGCGGGGCCTCCGAAGCGGAACCCGAGCACACCCTGATCGCGTACGAGCGAGCCATCGCGGAGGGCGCCGACGCCCTTGAGTGCGACGTACGGCTGACCGCCGACGGGCACCTGGTGTGCGTGCACGACCGACGGGTGAACCGGACGTCCAACGGGCGGGGGGCGGTCTCCAGCATGGAGCTGTCCGACCTCGCCGCCCTTGACTTCGGTTCTTGGAAGGGGCAGGCCGCCGACGCCGAGGTGCCGGACCGGGACGCCGCCTCCGTGCTGACCCTGGAGCGGCTGCTCGAACTCGTCGCCGACGCGGGGCGCCCGGTCGGCCTCGCCATCGAGACCAAGCACCCGACGCGCTGGGCCGGGCAGGTGGAGGAGCGGCTGCTGACGCTGTTGCGCCGGTTCGGCCTGGCGGGCGGCCCGAGCGCGCCCAACGAGCCCGCGCCGGTGCGGATCATGAGCTTCTCGGCGCGCTCGCTGCACCGGGTGCGCGCGGCGGCCCCCGGCCTGCCCACCGTCTACCTCACGCAGTTCCTCTCGCCCCGGCTGCGGGACGGTCGGCTGCCCGCGGGCGTGAGCATCGCGGGCCCCAGTGTGCGCATCGTCCGCAACCACCCCGGGTTCGTCGCCCGCCTGCACCGCGCGGGGCACCGGGTGCACGTATGGACCGTGAACGAGCCGGCCGACGTCGACCTGTGCGTACGGCTCGGGGTCGAGGCCATCATCACCAACCGGCCGAAGCAGGTGCTGTCCCAACTCGGGCGTACATAA
- a CDS encoding ATP-binding protein codes for MALVVAQEVPTSSTMSVPHGPAGVGEARHRMRGELRSSGVPESVIDDAVLILSELLSNACRHGRPLDADDGGASGRDTVDGGAAGAMRAAWHVEACGRLTVEATDGGGPTRPLPATPSITARGGRGLHIITALAEEWGVRDGHGEVTVWAVLSPHDAPPEAPSRIVLTPELRYATPRPEPLGGRGGGLGGGLDGLEELNELGELDGTA; via the coding sequence GTGGCGTTGGTGGTGGCACAGGAAGTGCCGACGTCGTCGACTATGTCCGTTCCCCATGGCCCTGCGGGCGTGGGTGAGGCGCGGCACCGGATGCGCGGGGAGCTTCGCTCCAGCGGGGTGCCGGAGTCGGTCATAGACGACGCAGTATTGATCCTTTCCGAATTGCTCAGCAACGCGTGTCGGCACGGCCGACCGCTGGACGCCGACGACGGCGGGGCGAGCGGCCGCGACACCGTGGACGGCGGGGCCGCCGGCGCGATGCGCGCGGCCTGGCACGTGGAGGCGTGCGGCCGACTCACGGTCGAGGCGACCGACGGCGGCGGCCCGACAAGACCACTTCCGGCCACGCCGTCGATCACGGCCCGCGGCGGCCGGGGCCTGCACATCATCACGGCGCTCGCCGAGGAGTGGGGCGTACGGGACGGGCACGGCGAAGTCACCGTATGGGCGGTCTTGTCCCCACACGACGCTCCGCCCGAGGCGCCCTCGCGCATCGTCCTCACCCCCGAACTGCGCTACGCGACGCCGCGCCCCGAGCCGCTGGGCGGGCGGGGTGGCGGCCTCGGCGGTGGCCTGGACGGCCTTGAAGAGTTGAACGAACTGGGCGAGCTGGACGGCACCGCCTGA
- a CDS encoding SCO family protein, with protein sequence MRSKSAGVALAAVTVLSLTLAACGGGDSDDKGVATVKSSPSVKDKGAIVLDTPKQKPDLVLTDTDGKKYDLIERTKGKPTLVYFGYTYCPDVCSMVMSNVALAKAKLPKADQENLQVVFVTTDPDRDTPKRMRSWLDGQGGKDFTGLTGDIETIQAAAKPLGIFIEKPKKEKDGTVTVNHGAEVIGFSPKDDKGHWLYMTETTTTAYSRELPSIVKGQNP encoded by the coding sequence ATGCGTAGCAAGTCCGCGGGCGTCGCCCTGGCCGCTGTCACCGTGCTCAGCCTCACCCTCGCCGCCTGTGGCGGAGGCGACTCGGACGACAAGGGCGTCGCCACCGTCAAGTCCTCCCCCTCGGTCAAGGACAAGGGCGCGATCGTCCTCGACACCCCGAAGCAGAAGCCCGACCTGGTGCTCACCGACACCGACGGGAAGAAGTACGACCTCATCGAGCGGACCAAGGGCAAGCCGACCCTGGTCTACTTCGGCTACACCTACTGCCCCGACGTGTGCTCGATGGTCATGAGCAACGTCGCCCTCGCCAAGGCCAAGCTGCCCAAGGCCGACCAGGAGAACCTCCAGGTCGTCTTCGTGACCACCGACCCGGACCGGGACACCCCGAAGCGGATGCGGAGCTGGCTCGACGGGCAGGGCGGCAAGGACTTCACCGGCCTCACCGGCGACATCGAGACCATCCAGGCCGCGGCCAAGCCGCTCGGCATCTTCATCGAGAAGCCGAAGAAGGAGAAGGACGGCACCGTCACCGTCAACCACGGCGCCGAGGTCATCGGCTTCTCGCCCAAGGACGACAAGGGCCACTGGCTGTACATGACGGAGACCACCACCACCGCCTACAGCCGTGAGCTGCCCAGCATCGTGAAGGGGCAGAACCCGTGA
- a CDS encoding ATP-binding protein, which produces MSIWWSLHLRREAASVPLARRLLVGAMETAGVDPDVSYDLSLALSEACANAVEHGGDASSTDYRVTAFIDGDTCRIEVTDSGPGLPRGRHARALAARTSQPACQAPAHQARQPATPRDTPLAEHGRGLFLIEELTDRVRYRNRSGRDGTVVSFDKILKWRDDAPFMAS; this is translated from the coding sequence ATGAGCATCTGGTGGTCCCTCCATCTGCGGCGCGAGGCCGCGAGCGTGCCCCTCGCCCGGCGCCTGCTGGTGGGCGCCATGGAGACGGCGGGCGTGGACCCCGATGTCTCCTACGATCTTTCCCTCGCCCTCTCCGAAGCCTGCGCCAACGCCGTCGAGCACGGCGGCGACGCGTCGAGCACCGACTACCGAGTGACGGCCTTCATCGACGGCGACACCTGCCGCATCGAGGTCACCGACTCGGGCCCGGGCCTCCCCCGGGGCCGCCACGCCCGCGCGCTGGCCGCGCGCACCTCGCAACCCGCGTGCCAGGCCCCCGCGCACCAGGCCCGCCAGCCCGCCACCCCTCGCGACACGCCGCTGGCCGAGCACGGGCGCGGGCTGTTCCTCATCGAGGAACTCACCGACCGCGTCCGCTACCGGAACCGCTCCGGGCGCGACGGCACCGTCGTCAGCTTCGACAAGATCCTCAAGTGGCGTGACGACGCGCCCTTCATGGCGTCCTGA